The stretch of DNA CCGGCAGGGAGGCCAGGTACTGCCCGTTGAGCCACTCGAGCTTCTTGAGGTCGAAGACCGCGCCCGACTTCCCGACCCCGTCGAGGTCGAACGCCGCCACGAGCTCCTCGCGCGCCATCTTCTGGCGGTCGTCGCCGGGGGACCAGCCCAGAAGCGCGAGGAAGTTGAACATCGCCTCCGGGAGATACCCGAGGTCGCGGTAGGCGAGAACGCTGACCGCGCCGTGGCGCTTGGAGAGCTTCTTCTTGTCCTCGCCGAAGATCATCGGCAGGTGCGCGAATACCGGAGGCTCGTGCCCCAGCGCGCGGTAGATCGCGAGCTGTTTCGGGGTGTTCGACACGTGGTCGTCGCCGCGGATCACGTGGGTGATCGCCATGGCCACGTCGTCGGAGACGACGGAGAGGTTGTAGGTCGGCGACCCGTCCGAGCGCAGCAGGACGAGGTCCTCGAGGAGCCTCCCGTCGAACGAGGTCGGACCGTGCACCGCGTCGTCCCAGGCGATCGGAGCGTCGGGGATCCGCAACCGAACGGCGAACGGCTCGCCGGCCTCCGCGCGGCGCGCGCTTTCGGGCACGGGGATCGCGCGGCAGCGGCGGGGGTAGAGGTAGGTCCCCCCGTTCCTCTCGGCGGCTTCGCGCTCGGCGCGGATCGTCTCCGCGTCGCAGAAGCAGCGGTAGGCGTGGCCGTCGTCGAGCAGCCGGTTCGCGTCGGCGGCGTGTCGCGCGCGCAAC from Candidatus Polarisedimenticolaceae bacterium encodes:
- the gltX gene encoding glutamate--tRNA ligase, which codes for MSAPRVRFAPSPTGFLHVGGARTAIFNWLFARRHGGTFVLRVEDTDEQRNSQEVVQAILEGMAWLGMHADEGPFFQSRLRARHAADANRLLDDGHAYRCFCDAETIRAEREAAERNGGTYLYPRRCRAIPVPESARRAEAGEPFAVRLRIPDAPIAWDDAVHGPTSFDGRLLEDLVLLRSDGSPTYNLSVVSDDVAMAITHVIRGDDHVSNTPKQLAIYRALGHEPPVFAHLPMIFGEDKKKLSKRHGAVSVLAYRDLGYLPEAMFNFLALLGWSPGDDRQKMAREELVAAFDLDGVGKSGAVFDLKKLEWLNGQYLASLPAEVFETRARERLEAAGLWDPAWAVEGRAWFGKVLALVQPRVRTLEAIVPEGRFFFDPSDAFDYDPEAARKHLKLEGLRGMLEELLATLDGIAWDAAALETAVRAVAEARGLGAGKLIHPIRLALTGRGASPGLFEVMELLGRERTRARLRRVLESAAL